In Cytobacillus oceanisediminis, the following proteins share a genomic window:
- a CDS encoding glycoside hydrolase family 32 protein, producing the protein MNNVLEKQQYYTEKYRPQFHFTPERNWMNDPNGMVFYNGEYHLFYQYHPNGTTWGPMHWGHAVSKDLVHWEHLPIALAPDDHGTIFSGSAVVDWNDTSGFFDGKSGLVAIFTHADTYPDSNRPRQRQSLAYSKDNGRTWVKYEGNPVLQEESITDFRDPKVFWHRETNQWVMVLAAGQTVRVYCSQNLISWEFASEFGAGHGSHQGVWECPDLFELPVDGDSNQKKWVLFVSIGNDPKYKEGSRTQYFIGDFDGKTFFNYHEPEATLWIDHGRDNYAGVSWSDIPAEDGRRIYIGWMSNWRYAQVIPTKEWRSAMTIPRVLELKKTVEGIRLVQKPIRELQSLRHDKEVLENEVVVPEQSLLANIKSNTFEIIAKFEIGSAEEFGFKVCKGTNEETIIGYSQVNQTLFVDRTHSGEAVFHEDFAGKHESILLPENHQITLHVLVDQLSVELFGNDGVSVITDLILPNQDSKQIELYAKNGKVKLKSLELYTLKSVWR; encoded by the coding sequence ATGAATAACGTTTTGGAAAAACAACAGTATTATACCGAAAAATACAGACCCCAGTTCCACTTCACTCCAGAAAGAAACTGGATGAATGACCCGAATGGGATGGTGTTTTATAATGGGGAATATCATTTATTCTATCAATATCATCCCAATGGAACAACATGGGGGCCGATGCATTGGGGACATGCGGTAAGTAAAGATCTTGTTCATTGGGAGCATCTCCCAATTGCTTTAGCTCCAGATGATCATGGGACGATTTTTTCTGGCAGCGCTGTGGTAGATTGGAACGATACTAGCGGTTTCTTTGATGGGAAATCGGGGTTAGTGGCGATTTTTACCCATGCGGATACATACCCTGATTCAAATCGGCCACGACAAAGGCAGAGTCTTGCCTATAGCAAAGACAATGGACGCACATGGGTAAAATATGAAGGAAACCCTGTTCTTCAAGAAGAAAGTATTACAGATTTTCGTGATCCAAAAGTGTTCTGGCATCGTGAGACCAATCAATGGGTCATGGTATTAGCCGCAGGGCAAACGGTTAGAGTGTATTGTTCCCAAAATTTAATTTCATGGGAGTTTGCCAGTGAATTTGGAGCAGGACATGGCTCCCATCAGGGTGTTTGGGAGTGTCCCGACTTGTTTGAATTGCCTGTTGACGGTGATTCCAATCAGAAAAAATGGGTGTTATTTGTCAGCATTGGCAATGACCCAAAATATAAAGAAGGATCGAGAACGCAATATTTTATTGGTGACTTTGATGGGAAAACATTTTTCAATTATCACGAGCCGGAGGCGACTCTTTGGATTGACCATGGCCGCGATAATTATGCGGGGGTCAGCTGGTCAGATATTCCGGCTGAGGACGGAAGAAGGATCTACATTGGCTGGATGAGTAACTGGCGTTATGCCCAGGTTATCCCTACAAAAGAATGGCGAAGTGCGATGACGATTCCTAGAGTACTAGAGTTAAAAAAAACAGTGGAAGGGATTAGGCTCGTGCAAAAGCCGATTCGTGAATTACAGAGTCTTCGTCATGATAAGGAAGTGCTAGAAAACGAAGTAGTAGTTCCTGAGCAAAGTCTTTTGGCAAATATTAAAAGCAATACATTCGAAATCATTGCCAAGTTTGAAATTGGATCGGCCGAAGAATTTGGATTCAAGGTTTGCAAGGGTACTAATGAAGAAACGATTATTGGATATAGCCAGGTAAACCAAACCTTATTTGTAGATCGAACCCATTCGGGAGAGGCGGTTTTCCATGAGGACTTCGCCGGGAAACATGAGTCCATTCTGCTGCCGGAGAATCATCAGATCACCTTACATGTTTTAGTGGATCAGTTGTCTGTAGAATTGTTCGGGAACGATGGTGTGTCGGTAATTACAGACTTAATCTTACCAAATCAAGATAGTAAGCAAATCGAGCTTTATGCAAAAAATGGAAAGGTTAAATTGAAATCGTTAGAGCTTTACACGTTAAAATCTGTGTGGCGATAA
- a CDS encoding PfkB family carbohydrate kinase, which yields MYDVTALGEVLIDFTPSGHSEKGHVLFETNPGGAPANVLVALSRLNKKTAFIGKVGQDQFGHLLKCVLEDQKIDISNLLFSETVNTTLAFVHLDEKGDRSFSFYRNPGADIMLEKDEIDEETIQQSRIFHFGSLSLTNEPAAAATFTALEYAKKHKVTVSYDPNLRIPLWRSHDEAKRQILKGFEYADIVKISEEELEFLTGYRDAAKGTEVLQEQYGTAVIFVTLGQEGCFYRSKHVSGQKEGYEVNVVDTTGAGDAFVGGVLYQFLEINKPLDHLTAADFEEVVTFANSMGALTTEGKGGIPSIPTIDQVERFLKRIPEKGRT from the coding sequence ATGTATGATGTCACGGCTTTAGGTGAAGTATTAATTGATTTTACCCCCTCCGGTCATTCGGAAAAGGGGCATGTATTATTTGAGACCAACCCTGGCGGGGCACCGGCCAATGTCCTTGTGGCACTCTCCAGATTAAATAAGAAAACGGCGTTTATTGGAAAAGTGGGCCAGGATCAATTTGGCCATCTGCTCAAGTGTGTCCTAGAAGACCAAAAGATTGATATTAGTAATCTTTTATTCTCGGAAACTGTCAATACCACACTGGCTTTTGTTCATCTGGATGAAAAAGGGGATCGTTCCTTTAGTTTTTACCGGAATCCAGGAGCTGATATCATGCTGGAGAAAGATGAAATTGATGAGGAGACAATTCAACAATCCCGAATCTTTCATTTCGGTTCCTTATCATTAACGAATGAACCTGCAGCTGCTGCTACTTTTACTGCATTGGAATATGCAAAAAAGCACAAGGTGACAGTTTCTTATGATCCTAATTTGCGAATTCCTTTATGGCGGTCACATGATGAAGCGAAACGGCAGATTTTAAAGGGATTTGAATATGCAGATATAGTGAAAATATCAGAGGAAGAGCTGGAATTTTTAACTGGTTATCGTGATGCGGCAAAAGGAACGGAAGTTTTACAGGAACAATATGGCACAGCTGTTATATTTGTAACTCTTGGCCAAGAAGGCTGTTTTTATCGAAGCAAACACGTATCTGGCCAAAAAGAAGGATATGAAGTAAACGTTGTTGATACAACAGGAGCAGGGGATGCTTTTGTTGGCGGTGTGTTATATCAATTCCTTGAAATAAATAAACCGTTAGATCATTTAACGGCAGCAGACTTTGAAGAAGTGGTTACTTTCGCTAACTCAATGGGGGCACTAACGACAGAAGGAAAAGGTGGAATTCCAAGTATTCCAACAATCGATCAGGTTGAAAGGTTTTTAAAAAGAATTCCTGAGAAAGGAAGAACGTAA
- a CDS encoding ABC transporter substrate-binding protein, whose translation MLKSMKKRIKSNKKKVSMALVLGLSASLAMTGCSNNDSAKTDPSEKAVFNETGLPIVDKEVTLHIVSPKAPLAPDYSEMVIFDRLQEATNVKIKWNNIPGDGYQEKKNLMLASGDLPDAFYASGFSDHDLVQYGQNGTIIPLEELIDKYAPNLKKLFEQRPDLKKVVTAPDGHIYSLPRAEEMDLIGMPNIMFINKTWLEKLGLEMPTNLEEYHDVLKAFKEKDPNGNGKQDEIGLTFWYNGWCGNEGDLIGLFGLPDAPFEADHRVVRDGKVIYAAIQPEFKEAIKYYNRWVKEGLIDPEVVTQKTEQLFAKGKTQDPILGSFIWWENTEVVGADRVKDYVVMPPLKGKDGKIVIGRSNYSEYGRDAFVITSANKNPEVTMRWVDELYEPKMSAQINWGPIGEIYEEDANGMLVNKELPAGVAMGELRQKVAPGGPFAVLKDHFGKVVDMEPRAKERLQILDQYYKPYMVQENYPSIFFSPEELEVINTIEPEIKAFVKQKEAQWLVEGGIEKEWDAYVKQLNDMGLDKLMKVYQKGLDRYNKQ comes from the coding sequence ATGCTTAAATCGATGAAGAAAAGAATTAAGAGTAACAAAAAGAAAGTTTCCATGGCATTGGTATTAGGGTTAAGTGCTTCATTAGCAATGACAGGATGCTCTAACAACGACTCCGCTAAGACAGATCCATCTGAAAAGGCTGTCTTTAATGAAACAGGCTTACCGATTGTCGACAAAGAAGTTACGTTACACATTGTTTCACCAAAGGCACCTTTAGCACCTGACTATTCAGAAATGGTCATTTTTGACCGACTTCAAGAAGCAACGAACGTAAAAATAAAATGGAATAATATCCCTGGAGATGGATATCAAGAAAAGAAAAATTTAATGCTGGCAAGCGGTGATCTGCCAGATGCGTTTTATGCCTCTGGATTTAGTGATCATGACCTTGTTCAATATGGCCAAAACGGAACCATTATACCTTTAGAGGAGTTAATTGACAAATATGCTCCTAATTTAAAGAAGCTGTTCGAACAAAGACCCGATTTAAAAAAAGTGGTAACCGCACCTGATGGTCATATTTATTCCTTGCCACGTGCGGAAGAGATGGATCTTATCGGAATGCCTAACATTATGTTCATTAATAAAACATGGTTAGAAAAACTAGGCCTTGAAATGCCAACTAACTTAGAAGAATACCATGATGTGCTAAAAGCATTTAAGGAAAAAGATCCGAATGGAAATGGAAAGCAAGATGAAATTGGCCTGACTTTCTGGTATAACGGCTGGTGCGGGAATGAAGGGGACTTAATCGGATTATTTGGCCTGCCGGATGCACCATTTGAAGCGGATCACCGCGTCGTGAGAGATGGAAAAGTAATCTATGCAGCGATTCAGCCAGAATTTAAAGAAGCGATTAAGTATTATAACCGATGGGTAAAAGAAGGTTTAATTGACCCTGAGGTTGTAACTCAAAAGACGGAGCAGCTATTTGCTAAAGGGAAAACACAGGATCCAATCCTAGGCTCATTCATTTGGTGGGAAAATACAGAAGTAGTTGGTGCTGATCGAGTGAAAGACTACGTCGTTATGCCTCCTTTAAAAGGGAAGGATGGCAAGATTGTCATTGGACGTTCCAATTATTCTGAGTATGGCAGGGATGCTTTCGTTATTACATCAGCAAACAAAAACCCAGAGGTTACCATGCGTTGGGTTGATGAATTGTATGAACCAAAAATGTCTGCCCAAATTAACTGGGGTCCTATCGGTGAAATTTACGAGGAAGATGCAAATGGCATGTTAGTGAATAAAGAGCTTCCTGCTGGCGTGGCTATGGGTGAATTGCGTCAAAAGGTTGCTCCAGGCGGTCCGTTTGCCGTTCTAAAAGACCACTTTGGAAAAGTGGTAGATATGGAGCCAAGAGCGAAGGAAAGATTGCAAATACTTGATCAGTATTACAAACCGTATATGGTACAGGAAAATTACCCATCCATCTTCTTTAGTCCTGAAGAACTGGAAGTGATTAATACGATTGAGCCTGAAATTAAAGCATTTGTGAAACAGAAAGAAGCGCAATGGTTGGTCGAGGGCGGTATTGAAAAAGAATGGGATGCGTATGTGAAGCAATTAAATGATATGGGACTCGATAAATTAATGAAAGTTTACCAAAAGGGATTGGACCGCTATAACAAGCAATAA